From the genome of Papaver somniferum cultivar HN1 chromosome 2, ASM357369v1, whole genome shotgun sequence, one region includes:
- the LOC113350648 gene encoding HIV Tat-specific factor 1 homolog, with the protein MEIKTSLKNNQNSHLADTSSTKSGYKQAKNLSLALQDQEIEKLRRELLEELDRRAMERIQQKREAEEQASQEMARHRSEEEILDALFEVWKVKHFDREYRKEDEGAARAKRPKGVVSATDSDSDEESENGFEYPIEEMNTSDEDSDTVDDRKRMEAYLDRKLRRRFDDERAQPTFFSRTMQEGETSADEEILEDKSDESEGSDSDESSSSDDNPVSPASTGSEYNAQYSKEENWSYDGEDF; encoded by the coding sequence atggaaatcaaaacCTCCCTGAAAAACAACCAGAATTCTCACCTCGCCGATACATCTTCAACCAAGTCAGGATATAAACAAGCCAAAAATCTTTCTTTAGCTCTGCAAGATCAGGAGATAGAAAAGTTGAGAAGAGAGTTGTTGGAGGAATTGGATAGACGCGCAATGGAAAGGATTCAACAGAAGCGAGAGGCTGAAGAACAAGCATCACAAGAGATGGCTCGACATAGGAGTGAGGAAGAGATACTTGATGCTTTATTTGAGGTTTGGAAAGTAAAGCACTTTGATCGAGAATATCGAAAAGAGGATGAGGGAGCAGCAAGGGCAAAGAGGCCAAAGGGTGTCGTAAGTGCAACGGATAGCGATTCCGATGAAGAGTCGGAGAATGGATTTGAGTACCCAATAGAGGAGATGAACACAAGTGATGAGGACTCAGATACCGTTGATGATCGAAAAAGGATGGAGGCATATCTTGACAGGAAGCTGCGCAGGAGATTTGATGATGAGAGAGCCCAACCAACTTTCTTTTCCAGAACCATGCAAGAGGGGGAGACAAGTGCTGATGAAGAGATTCTGGAGGATAAGAGTGATGAGAGTGAAGGAAGCGACAGTGATGAGAGTTCATCTTCAGATGACAATCCAGTATCTCCTGCATCAACAGGCAGTGAGTATAATGCTCAATATTCAAAGGAGGAGAATTGGAGCTACGATGGAGAGGACTTTTAG
- the LOC113352962 gene encoding DNA-directed RNA polymerases II, IV and V subunit 9B-like, whose product MSTMKFCRECNNILYPKEDKEQKILLYACRNCEHQEAAENNCVYRNEIHHSVGEHTQILQDVAADPTLPRTKAVRCALCNHGEAVFFQATARGEEGMTLFFVCCNPNCGHRWRD is encoded by the exons ATGAGTACCATGAAGTTTTGCCGTGAATG TAACAACATTTTGTACCCAAAAGAAGATAAGGAACAGAAGATACTTCTCTACGCATGTAGAAATTGTGAGCATCAG GAAGCTGCTGAAAACAACTGTGTGTATAGAAATGAGATACATCACTCTGTGGGTGAGCATACTCAAATCTTGCAGGATGTAGCTGCAGATCCAACTCTTCCACGTACTAAAGCAGTGAGATGCGCCCTATGCAATCACGGCGAGGCGGTTTTCTTCCAG GCAACTGCAAGAGGCGAGGAGGGTATGACATTGTTCTTTGTTTGCTGCAACCCTAATTGTGGTCATCGTTGGAGAGATTGA